CTACGGCGCGTCGCCGATTCCCTCGACCACAAACTCCTCCTACCGGCCCTCGACAGGACGATGCCGGTGACGAAGGCGGGCGGATCCCTAAGTTTCGAGATAGGGGAGAAGAAGTACATGGTCCCGGCCGCCGACGTGGAACTGCTTCCGATCCCGCGCTCGTCGGCCGAGAACCTCTCCGGCTTCGTGCTTGAGTCGCTGCTCAAGGAAGTCGACTTCCCCTCGAATGTGAAGCGCGTCGAGGTGGGTGTCGACGAGGGTTACGGAAAAGGGGCTTTCTCGGGTCGGTCGCTCCATTGAGTGTTGCGGTCTGTCTCGTTTCCGGCGGCCTCGATTCCACGGTGGCTGCGGCGATCGCCAAGGCCGAAGGCTTCACACTCCACGGGCTCACGATCGATTATGGTCAGCGCCATCGAAGGGAGATCGAGGCGGCGCGGCAAGTCGCGAAGAAGCTGGGTTTCCTCGGACACATCACGGTAAGGGTCGACCTTTCGGCATTCGGCGGCTCGGCGCTCACTGACCGGAAGATGAAGGTCCCAAGAGGGCGCTCGGCCCGCGAAATGTCCTCCGACATCCCCGTCACGTACGTCCCGGCGAGGAACACGGTGATGCTCTCGATCGCGCTTGCGTATGCCGAGGTGATCGAGGCGGAGGCCATTTTCATCGGCGCCAACGCGATAGATTACTCTGGGTACCCGGATTGCCGCCCCGAGTACATGGAAAGTTTCGAACGGATGGCCGGCCTCGCGACCAAACGCGGGGTGGGCGGAGAAGCGACGAAGATCCGCGCGCCGCTCATACACTTGACTAAGGCCGCGATCGTGGAGTTGGGGACAAAACTCGGGGCGCCGCTCGACCTGACGTGGAGTTGTTACCTGGGGGGGAAACGGCCGTGCGGGACCTGCGATTCCTGCATTCTCCGCGCGAAAGGGTTCGAGGAGGCGGAACTCGCGGACCCGGCGTTGAAGAGCACAGCGCGGGGAAAAAAAGGCGGACGAGCCGGCTCAAGCAATAAGGAAAGGGGGCGCCTGCCCGGACGTAGGCTTGGCGGAGCGCGAAGGCCAGGAGGGCGCTGACGTGGACACCATCATCGCGGCCCAAGGCCTCGGTAAGCGCTACAGGTCCGGCGAACTTTCGGTAAGCGCCCTCGACGAAGTGAATCTCAAGGTCGAGAAGGGCGAGATGGTCGCTATCATGGGGCCGTCCGGCTGTGGCAAGACCACGTTACTGAACTGCCTTGCCGGCCTCGATGACCCAACAAGCGGCAGAGTCGAGCTTGAAGGACGGGACCTGTCCAAGATGAGCGACGACGAGCGCACGGGTTATCGCGCGAGGCGCATCGGCTTCGTCTTCCAGGCGTTCAACCTTCTCCCCGTCCTTACGGCCGTCGAGAACGTGGAGCTGCCGCTTCTCGTCACCGGCACGGCCGCGCGCGATTCGCGCCGTCGTGCAGAGGAGGCGTTGGCGCTCGTCGGCCTCGCCGCGCGTGTCAACAACCGCCCCAAGGAGCTTTCCGGCGGTGAGCAGCAGCGGGTGGCGATCGCAAGGAGCATCGTGAACAGGCCCGCCATGGTCTTTGCCGACGAACCCACAGGAAACCTCGACGGGAAGACGGGGGCCGAGGTCCTCGATATACTCAGGCGTTTCCACCGGGAGAACGGGGAGACGTTCGTCGTGGTGACGCACGATCCAGGGATCGCACGGATGGCGGATCGCGTCGTCCAGATGGACTCGGGCCGTGTCGTCGGCGAGGAAAGGAACGGTAGATAGGGGTGGCGCCGCCCGCCTTCGAAGAGGGGTGAGCGTGGCAGGCGAAGACACCGTGCTTCTCATCGCGGCCCTCGCAGGCGTCGGCGCGACACTTCTCATGGCGTTGAGGCGCCCCGTCCTTACCCGCCTCGGCTTGAGGAACTTCGGTCGGCGTCGCGGCGAGACGGTAATCGTGATCCTCGGGCTCATGATAGGGACGGCCATCATCAGCAGTTCGCTTGTGACGGGCGACTCGACTAGTCACGGGATACGGAAGAACGTCTACGACGGCCTCGGCGAGATCGACGAGGTCGTGGCCATCAGCGGGAATTTCTACTTCCCTCAATCGGCGTTCTCGGCGCTGGCAGCGGACCCGGCCCTCCAAGGGAAGATCGATGCCGCATCGCCGATGATACTGCAATCCGTCGCCGTCACGTTGGACCGGACGGGCCAATCCGAATCCGTGGTCGACCTGCAGGCGTTCGACCCCGTCCTCGACCGGCCCTTCGGAGGCTTCGAGGCGCAAGGCACTACGAGATACGGGGACGAGTTGGCAACCGGCGGAGTCTACATCAACGAGCGCCTCGCAAACGCGCTCGACGCCCAAGAGGGCGACACGCTGTCCGTCTCGTACGGGCGGGCCTCCTCGCCGCTCATCCCCGTGCTTTTCAACTTCAGCGGAAACCTCGTGTTGGCGACAGGGACCACGGGCCCCGACGGGAATCCGTCGTACACGCACGCCCCGAACGACGAGTACACCTTCGGTTTCGACGTTGGACGCGACGCAGCCGCGATCTCCGTCATCCTCGCTTGGCCCCCGCAAGCGGCCACCGACCTCGACCTCGAACTCCTCGCCCCGGGCGGGTCAAGGGTCATCAATGGAAACGGGACGGCCACGGCGCCAGACCTTCCCGTGGTCCTCAACGTCTCCGGGCCCGTGAGGCAGGGGGACTGGTCTGCGAACGTCCACGCGAAGTCGGCGCGTAACCAACCCTTCGTCCTGCGCGTCCTCGTCTTCTACGAGGTCTACGATTTCGAGACGGCCAAACGCATGGTCGACGACCTTCGCCGCGAAGCCGGAGGGGAGGCGGAGCGCGTCGAGGAGGCGCTTAGACAGGGACCGACGAGCGAGAAGAGGAACGTAACCATCACACGGATCGTGGAGGACAAGGGCAAGGGGAACCAGTTCATCTCGCCGAGCGTCTTCATGCGCCTCGACGACGCGCAGACGATGCTTTTGCAGGCGGGGAGGATCAACCTCATCAAGGTGACCAACCCCGGAGGCGTCGAGGAAGGCGCGACCACCTCGACTGCGGCCGCTTCGGCGCTGAACGCGAGTCTCGAAACCATGAAGGCCGCCGACGCGTCGCCCGCCGTGAAGAGCCTGCGTGTCGTGACCCTCAAGGCCAATTACCTGGCCGCGGCCGATCGTGCCGGAGAACTCTTCTCACAGCTGCTCACGCTGCTCGGCTCCTTCACCATCCTCGCCGGCCTCATGCTCATAGTGAACATCTTCGTGATGCTGTCCGAGGAGAGGAAGACCGAGCTCGGCATCTCGCGCGCTATCGGCCTCAAACAAGGCGACCTCGTCCTCATGCTCCTTACCGAAGGGCTCGTCTACGCGGTCGCGGCGGCCGCGGTCGGCACCATCGTAGGCCTCGGCCTCTCTTACGCGCTTCTCCAGGCGTTCAATGGCATATGGGCGTCGAACATCTCGCTTACTATCCCCTTCCACCCCCGTCTCGAAAGCATGGTCCTTGCGTTCGCCGCGGGCATCCTGATGAGCATCGCAGCAATACTCTTCACCGCGACCAGGGTTTCGCGGTTGAACGTCGTCAGGGC
This genomic stretch from Euryarchaeota archaeon harbors:
- a CDS encoding ABC transporter ATP-binding protein: MAEREGQEGADVDTIIAAQGLGKRYRSGELSVSALDEVNLKVEKGEMVAIMGPSGCGKTTLLNCLAGLDDPTSGRVELEGRDLSKMSDDERTGYRARRIGFVFQAFNLLPVLTAVENVELPLLVTGTAARDSRRRAEEALALVGLAARVNNRPKELSGGEQQRVAIARSIVNRPAMVFADEPTGNLDGKTGAEVLDILRRFHRENGETFVVVTHDPGIARMADRVVQMDSGRVVGEERNGR
- a CDS encoding 6-carboxytetrahydropterin synthase, yielding MQLRIDGWRSGVRFAASHIIPRHETCGRLHGHTYALHVMLEGEPGPDGFIMDFNIVKAALRRVADSLDHKLLLPALDRTMPVTKAGGSLSFEIGEKKYMVPAADVELLPIPRSSAENLSGFVLESLLKEVDFPSNVKRVEVGVDEGYGKGAFSGRSLH
- a CDS encoding FtsX-like permease family protein codes for the protein MAGEDTVLLIAALAGVGATLLMALRRPVLTRLGLRNFGRRRGETVIVILGLMIGTAIISSSLVTGDSTSHGIRKNVYDGLGEIDEVVAISGNFYFPQSAFSALAADPALQGKIDAASPMILQSVAVTLDRTGQSESVVDLQAFDPVLDRPFGGFEAQGTTRYGDELATGGVYINERLANALDAQEGDTLSVSYGRASSPLIPVLFNFSGNLVLATGTTGPDGNPSYTHAPNDEYTFGFDVGRDAAAISVILAWPPQAATDLDLELLAPGGSRVINGNGTATAPDLPVVLNVSGPVRQGDWSANVHAKSARNQPFVLRVLVFYEVYDFETAKRMVDDLRREAGGEAERVEEALRQGPTSEKRNVTITRIVEDKGKGNQFISPSVFMRLDDAQTMLLQAGRINLIKVTNPGGVEEGATTSTAAASALNASLETMKAADASPAVKSLRVVTLKANYLAAADRAGELFSQLLTLLGSFTILAGLMLIVNIFVMLSEERKTELGISRAIGLKQGDLVLMLLTEGLVYAVAAAAVGTIVGLGLSYALLQAFNGIWASNISLTIPFHPRLESMVLAFAAGILMSIAAILFTATRVSRLNVVRAIRQLDDPPGKSGPNTFLLGVTLAACGAGVTVYGVVANAFSSKVIGPPVALFGLLLSAGRFTADKRAVPLMAAAIFAYTLWTVFSVPPAGGVEGIAMGPARGLVLVLSATALIVSGRTPLEALARPLLRSRRDLPVVRVASSYPLQKRFRTGLTVAMFALVILVVMLFSILFSVLTPDLKEQSGGYDVLATSTVPTDDLAAHLRGAGGDATVFQGVSSVTNTLYADVPGGTLITISGKPVRYRGPPEDRVYGVDAAFRDTADFSYEEILPGYASQREVHDALVSRMDVIVISRIYTFDENNQPGGHHVGEILTMDLPGGARNFTVIGIQSQVYYQGVFVGKDALKRDFNQLHGQYLMKVASGVDAKAKAKDLEAAFKDIGLDAVSIDEDVANYIAETRQLYTLFQVYLGLGLVVGVASLGVVTARAVIERRQEMGMLRAIGFTRKMIQKAFVMEAVLSTSLGIFAGLLIGIVVAYGVYEQSLKQLGIAFSLPVVDMAFILVVAYVATFITTYWPARGASRISPAEAIRYIE
- the queC gene encoding 7-cyano-7-deazaguanine synthase QueC, encoding MSVAVCLVSGGLDSTVAAAIAKAEGFTLHGLTIDYGQRHRREIEAARQVAKKLGFLGHITVRVDLSAFGGSALTDRKMKVPRGRSAREMSSDIPVTYVPARNTVMLSIALAYAEVIEAEAIFIGANAIDYSGYPDCRPEYMESFERMAGLATKRGVGGEATKIRAPLIHLTKAAIVELGTKLGAPLDLTWSCYLGGKRPCGTCDSCILRAKGFEEAELADPALKSTARGKKGGRAGSSNKERGRLPGRRLGGARRPGGR